The Stigmatella aurantiaca DW4/3-1 genome contains the following window.
CGCGGGCGAGGAAGAGGTGCGGGCCGTCACCGTGGCCGTCGTCCAGTCCCTGGCCCGCTGGGACGAGGCGAAGCTCGACGCCTTCCTCCACCGTTTCGGCCTGCTCGTCCTCGATGAGGCCCACCACATCGCCGCCAGCGCCTTCCACCGTCTGGTGGACAGGTGCCCGGCCCGGTACCGGCTGGGCCTGACGGCGACGCCCGAGCGGGAGGACGGGCTGACGCCGCTCTTGCGCCTGTACCTGGGAGCACCTCTGGCCGTGGTGAGGCACGAGGACCTCGTCGCGCGCGGGGTGCTGGTGGTGCCCGAGGTGCGCGCCGTGGAGACGGCCTTCGACTACCCCTACTTCCGCGCCGCGGACTACGCGCCCATGCTGGAGTCACTGGCGGAGGACAAGGCGCGCAATGACCTCGTCGTCGGCGCCGTGGCCCGCGAAGCGTGGGCAGGCCACCTGTGCCTCGTGCTCACCGGCCGGGTGGACCATTGCGAGCTGCTGGCGCATCGGCTCTCGGCCGCCGGCCTGTCGGCCGCCGCGTTGACGAGTGAGGTGCCGCGCGAAGCACGCAAGGCCCTCCTGGACCAAGCTCGCTCCGGGCGCGTCCGTGTGCTGGTGGCCACCAGCCTGGCGGATGAGGGACTCGACTTGCCGCGCCTCTCGCGCGTCTTCCTGGCCTACCCCGGCCGCGCGCGCGGACGCACCGTCCAGCGCCTCGGACGCCTCATGCGTCCCCACCCGGAGAAGAAGAGCGCCGTCCTCATCGACTTCGTCGACGGGCAGGTGCCGTTGCTCCGGCGCCACCACGCGGAGCGCCGCCAGCAGTACGCCACGGTGCTGGGGGTGTCCGCCGCCGCCAGCGCGCACTGAACTGCTGCAGGGAGTGAGCACCTTCGATGACGACACCTTCTGACACCACTCCAAGCACTCCCAACGCCGACGCCATCCGCGCCACGTGGCGGTGGCTGGCGCATGCACAGCACGGCGTGAGCGAAGTCCGTGTCATCCGCCCGGGCGGTGGTGGCCTCGTCGGCCTGGGCTTCTTCGACGATGAGGAGGCTTTCGTCGCGGCCTGCGTCGAGGCCAACAGTGCCGGCAACGTGTACGTGGGCATTCAGCCGCGGCCCCGGCGCCTGCTCGAACTGGCCCCCAACGTCTTGCGCCCCTTGCGCACTGGGGCGGGCAGCAAGGACATCGAGGTGGTGACGGCCACGGTGGTGGACCTGGACCCCGTGCGCCCCAAGGACATGGCCAGCACCGAGGACGAGCTCTCGCTGACGCTCCAGGTGGCGGAAGCCGCCGCGGCCTGGTGTGAAGCGCAGGGCTTCGTCCGGCCGCGACTGAACATGAGCGGCAACGGGGCGCAGCTCTGGTTCGCCCTGCCGCCGCAGTCCCTGGAGGGCGAGAGCCACGAGCGCGTGCAGGAGGGCCTGAAGGCCTTCGAGGCCGAGTTCCGTGCCCGCTTCGCCTCCGAGCGCGTGCGCGTGGACTCCATCCACGATGTGGCCCGCATCATCAAGGTGGTGGGCACCGTCGCCCGGAAGGGGGCAGGGACGGCGGAGCGGCCTCACCGAGCAGCTCGGGCGCTCGCCGGCTTCGAGCGTGTCGAGGATCCGCAGCTCCTGGAGCGCCTGCTGCGCGCGCCGGTGCAGCAGCCCGTGGCGAACCTGGGGCGTCCGGCCCAGGTGACGCTGCCGTTGGCACCCTCCGCCTCGGCACCGCAGGGGACGGTGAAGGCCCGCCGGACGGAGACGGGGGAGTACGACTGGGCGCAGCCGGTGGAGATGTGCGGACCGGTGCAGCGCCTGTGGCAGGAGGGCGCGGAGGACCGGAGCGTCGCCATCTTCAACATGGTGCGCTTCTTCGCTCACAAACAGCTCGGCCTCGATGAAATCACCGAGCTGGTCCTCGAGTACGACCGCCGTGGCCTCGGCAAGCTGAAGGGCCGGGACGGCGCGGGCTACATCCGCAAGGCCTATGAGAAGGTGATGGCCACCGCCCGCGAGGGTGGGGCCGTGGCCCCGCCCTGCCACTCCCTCCAGGGCTTGGGCTACTGCCGCGTCAACCGCGAGCCGGACGTGCGCTGCGAGCTGTACGACGTCGTCTTCGACATCGAGAAAGCCGTGGAGGCGCTCGCGACGGTGCCGGCCCAGGACGTGGAGTACCGCCTCAAGCCCATCCTGGAGGCGATTGCCCACCGTCCGCCGTCCGCGCAGGAGAAGTACCTGGGCCTGCTGGAGGTGCGCACCGGCCTGGCCACGCAGAAGCTGCGGCTGTCCATGGCCCGCGCGGTGCGCACTTCAGCGACGAGCGAGGGAGCGGAGGGCGCGGACTCCAAGGGAGGAGGGAAAAGCAGCGGCGGTGACGACACCATCGACGGCGAGGTGTACGAGGACGCGTCCTGCTACTACACGGTGACGCAGCGAGGAGAGGCGAAGGCGATTTCCTCCTTCACCTTCACCCCACGGGCCCTCGTCGAAACCGAGGAGGGGGAGGTATTCCTCGGGGACGTCCGCACGGACAAGGGCACCAATCTGGATGGAACGCGCTTGCCGCGCCGGGCCTTCAATTCGCGCAAGGAGCTGCTGCACCACCTGCCGTCCGTCCACACGCAGTGGACGGGAAGCGACAACAACGTGCAGGGCCTCTTGCGCGCGGTGGCGCGGCGTACGGTGCCTCGCCTTCCGGGCACCACCACTCTGGGGGACTTCAAGCGGGGGGAGCACCACGTCTGGGTGGCGCCTGGGTGCACCATCGGGAAGGAAGGCTTCCTCTCGGCGTTCCCCGTGGCGTACCTGCCGAACGGCACTTCGCTCGAGGCGCGCATCCGCTACGAGCCCACGGACGATGACACCTTCCACGACGTCGCGCGCACCGTCTTCGAGTACCTGCCGCAGCTCAACACGCCGCAGGTGGTGCTGCCCATGCTGGGGTGGTTCTTCGCGACGCCGATGAAGCCGAGCCTCATGGAGAAGGTGGGCTCCTTTCCCATTCTCTTCATCCACGGGACGCAGGGCAGCGGCAAGTCGAGCATGTGCACCGACGTCTTCTGGCCCCTCTTCGGTGTGCCTGCTTCTGACGCCTACAGCGTGACGGAGACGGAGTTCGCCCTCGTGAAGCTGCTGTCCGCCACGCGCTCCGTGCCGGTGGTGGCGGACGAGTACAAGCCCTACGACATGCCGCTCCACCGGCTTCAGATGCTGCACCGTTACATGCGGCGCCTCTACCGCGGGGAGACGGAGGAGCGAGGCCGCTCGGACTTGTCGGTAGTGAGCTACCGCCTGCACGCGCCGCTGTGCGTGGCCGGTGAGACGCGCCCCACGGAGGCCGCTCTCCTCGAGCGCCTTCTCACCGTCAACCCCGAGAAGGCGACGCTGAAGCGACGCGAATGCCGGGCGGCCTTCCGCAAGCTGAAGTCCGTCAACCTGGCCCTGCTCGCGCCTCGATACATCCAGTTCTGCCTGGGGCGTGACTTCGACAAGGACTTCCAGGTGGCCCGGACGGTGGCGGACGTCGTCCTGGAGGGACGGGAGGTGCCTCCGCGCGTCGCCGACAACGTGGTGGCCATGCTGCTGGGCATTCACCTCTTCGAGGAATTCGCGCGGGAGTGCGGCTACCCGTTGCCCACCGACTTGGGCGCCCGCGAAGCAGTCGCCGCCGTGCTGGCGGACCTCCTTGAGACGGAAGCCGGCGTGAAGAATGCCCTCGACACCTTCCTCGAGATGCTGAGCGTCATGGCCATTCACGGAGAGCTGCGG
Protein-coding sequences here:
- a CDS encoding DEAD/DEAH box helicase; amino-acid sequence: MVEDFSEMHGDGGRVVSRTQDSHVGAAPSAPARDASTATGMRTLRVRVDAGLRLAVGDVPPKVLEGLCRALSLPNPAFLKLVRLRKRPGAEPQTLYFFRQQERELVLPRGAIHLLRRAADEAGLTLSFEDARVLPPKRLAKLPEVPLRDYQSAAVERLVKATQGIAVLPCGAGKSVLAVGAISRLRTPTLILVHTLDLAEQWREHVRERLGLEAGLVGAGEEEVRAVTVAVVQSLARWDEAKLDAFLHRFGLLVLDEAHHIAASAFHRLVDRCPARYRLGLTATPEREDGLTPLLRLYLGAPLAVVRHEDLVARGVLVVPEVRAVETAFDYPYFRAADYAPMLESLAEDKARNDLVVGAVAREAWAGHLCLVLTGRVDHCELLAHRLSAAGLSAAALTSEVPREARKALLDQARSGRVRVLVATSLADEGLDLPRLSRVFLAYPGRARGRTVQRLGRLMRPHPEKKSAVLIDFVDGQVPLLRRHHAERRQQYATVLGVSAAASAH